GACAGTGGACTACACAAAAATAGGCAGAGATGCCGTAGCGAGACTCCTGATAACACATCAGAAAGTCATTGAACGGATCATGGATTTAGGCTATACAGTTTTGCCTATGAGAATAGGGACATTTGCTGAAGATGAGGCCGAAGTCATCGATGTTCTTCGCAAAGGATACGATCTCATAACCAGTACTATGCGGAAAGTGGTCGATAAAGTAGAAGTCGACATAGTGGCTACCTGGAGTGACCTGACCTCGATCATAAAAGAGGTCCAGGAGGAGAAAGAAATCAAGGAGTTTAGAGAACAGCTCTTGGCGAATCCCAAGGCGATGACCGTAGATGACCAGATGAAGGCTGGATTGATGGTTCAAAAGGCCTTGGACAAGAAGAGAGAATGTTACGCCATCCGAGTACGGAGCGAGCTCAAGGCTGTTAGCGAGGCTGTCCGTGAGCATGACCTCATGGATGATAAGATGGTGGCGAACTGCGCCTTTCTGCTGGAGAAACTGAAACAAGAGGAGTTCGACAAGACCGTGGAAGAGTTGAATGCTCGATTTGGGGAAAAGCTGAACTTCAGATGCGTTGGACCGCTCCCACCATACAGTTTCTATACATTGGACGTGAGAAGGATGCAATACGAAGATTTGGATTGGGCTAAGAAAAGACTCGGATTGGGTGATTTCACAACCAGCGAGAGGATCACGAAAGCCTATCGCAAAGCCGCGTTCTCTTCCCACCCTGATCACAACCCGGATGCACCCCAAGCAGAAAGGGAGCTTGCTGATGCAACCAAGGCCTACGAGATACTTACTGATTATGGCCAGGCCTGCGAACAGCGGGACAGCAAGGACAAATACTCTTTCTGCAAGGAAGATTTTGAGAAGAATTCGATCCTGATCACCGTTAGGTGAAGCTTCCCAGGGTCAAGCAGGGACAGGTGGAATATGGAAAAAGAAGGTAAGTACATATACTGTATAATAGAGTCAGATACACCTCAGTCGTTCGGCGCAACAGGGATCGGTGGAAGAGGTGACGAAGTACACACCGTTTGCTCCAATGGATTGGCAGCAGAGGTGAGCAACTCCCCCATCAAGAAATATCCTGTCTCAAGAGAAAACTTGCTGTGTCATCAACGTACTGTCGAAGAGGCCATGAAGACTCATACAGTTTTGCCGGTTAAATTCGTTACTATTGCCAAAGATGAGCAGCAAGTAAAAATGATATTGGAAGCAGAACATGATAAATTTATGGATTTGTTCAAGAAACTCGATGGGAAAGAAGAACTAGGACTGAAGGCAATCTTCAAAGAGGATGTTATCTATGATAAGATCCTCGGAACATATCACGATATAAAGGCGGCGAAAGAGGGCATCGCATCACTCTCCCCTGAAGAGAGGCACCATCAATTGATAGAGGTCGGACGGCAGGTTGAAGTCGCTCTGCAAAAAGAGAGAGAGATTTGCGCAGAGGCTATTTCAAGTGCTCTTGTACCTCTATCAGTCGACATGAAGGTAAATGATACATACGGTAGTATGATGATTCTCAATGCTGCCTTCCTGGTGGAGAAGTGCAGAGAAGGAGAGTTTGACGAGAAGGTGGAGGAACTGAACCAGAGATTCGGCGACGCAGTATCATTTAAGTATGTTGGCCCGGTGCCTGCATGTAATTTTGTTAATCTTGTAATTGAGATGGAGAAATATCCGAATGGCATTTCTGCTTGATGACATCTTGCTTGCGCCGGTAAACGGTGTAGTATGGCTGGGCCGGAAGTTTAACGAAGTCGCGCAAAAGGAATACTCCGGACAGGATTGCATTAAAGAGCAACTCATGGAACTGCAACTCAGGTTTGAAGTGGACGAGATTGGCGAGGAGGAATACGGCAGTCGGGAGAAGGAGCTCCTGGAGCGATTGGATGCTATCAACGAATAGCTTACATTCGATGAGTAATACAAGGCTGAAAGTCTTGATGATATCACAGTGATCGACGGCACACCCTAACCCTTCCAGAAGACAAGGGGGCGATCCAATGCCTAATGTAGAGGAAGTAGGAAAAGCAGTTGTTGCTTTTCTGCAAAGAACTCACAGTGCAAGAGAAGTGAAGGTAATCAAGGTCGCAAAGGTCGGCGATGGATGGGAAACCGATGCGGAAGCGTATGAAGACAGTTCTTTCCTAAAATCCTTGGGCCTTCCAACAAAAGTGCAGGACAGGAACGTCTACACTATTAGACTCGGCAAGGATTTGGAAATTGAATCCTACGAACGAATGGATCAGCCGATGCAAACGGATTAGCTTTCAAGAGGTGTGAAGCAGTATGACTGAGGATTCTCTCATATACTTGTATTGTGTTGCAAAAGAAGTGCCACAACTGACAGACATAGAGCATTTTGCCGACAGCCTCTATTCCGTGTGCCACAAAGCGCTTCATGCCGTGGTCAGCAAAGTTGGGGAAAGCGAATTCAATGAGGAGAATCTGAAGAGGAATCTGGCCAACCCTGACTGGGTTAGGGCAAGAGTAACTGATCATGAGAGGATAGTAGAGGGAGTCATGCAAAGTGCTTGCGTAATTCCCTTTAAGTTCGGAACCATATTCAGGACCGAAGACAGACTCAGGACAATGCTCGCAGAGCATGCATACGATCTGGTACACACTTTAGAGAAGCTAGAGGGCACAGAGGAATGGGGAGTAAAGATTTTCTGTGACAGAGAGAAACTGGAAAAGAGTCTAATCACGGAAATCGAGGGACTCTCGCAGATAGATAAACTGATCAACTCTTCC
The genomic region above belongs to Candidatus Zixiibacteriota bacterium and contains:
- a CDS encoding GvpL/GvpF family gas vesicle protein, whose amino-acid sequence is MTEDSLIYLYCVAKEVPQLTDIEHFADSLYSVCHKALHAVVSKVGESEFNEENLKRNLANPDWVRARVTDHERIVEGVMQSACVIPFKFGTIFRTEDRLRTMLAEHAYDLVHTLEKLEGTEEWGVKIFCDREKLEKSLITEIEGLSQIDKLINSSAPGKVFFLRKKREELINSAAKEAIRKCGQDSVDMLGRKSIAIRRNELLPREATPGRDEMILNVAFLVEKSRVTRFLLVLDDLKVRYSHKGLSFDCTGPWPPYNFCQLSEGKVQHG
- a CDS encoding gas vesicle protein GvpG codes for the protein MAFLLDDILLAPVNGVVWLGRKFNEVAQKEYSGQDCIKEQLMELQLRFEVDEIGEEEYGSREKELLERLDAINE
- a CDS encoding GvpL/GvpF family gas vesicle protein, which codes for MEKEGKYIYCIIESDTPQSFGATGIGGRGDEVHTVCSNGLAAEVSNSPIKKYPVSRENLLCHQRTVEEAMKTHTVLPVKFVTIAKDEQQVKMILEAEHDKFMDLFKKLDGKEELGLKAIFKEDVIYDKILGTYHDIKAAKEGIASLSPEERHHQLIEVGRQVEVALQKEREICAEAISSALVPLSVDMKVNDTYGSMMILNAAFLVEKCREGEFDEKVEELNQRFGDAVSFKYVGPVPACNFVNLVIEMEKYPNGISA
- a CDS encoding GvpL/GvpF family gas vesicle protein encodes the protein TVDYTKIGRDAVARLLITHQKVIERIMDLGYTVLPMRIGTFAEDEAEVIDVLRKGYDLITSTMRKVVDKVEVDIVATWSDLTSIIKEVQEEKEIKEFREQLLANPKAMTVDDQMKAGLMVQKALDKKRECYAIRVRSELKAVSEAVREHDLMDDKMVANCAFLLEKLKQEEFDKTVEELNARFGEKLNFRCVGPLPPYSFYTLDVRRMQYEDLDWAKKRLGLGDFTTSERITKAYRKAAFSSHPDHNPDAPQAERELADATKAYEILTDYGQACEQRDSKDKYSFCKEDFEKNSILITVR